One Mycolicibacterium crocinum DNA window includes the following coding sequences:
- a CDS encoding alpha/beta hydrolase has product MVTTDIHPELRSAARFIPRSLISRRTLPVIRRLTGLQRPRTDDVTALTLESGIGVRLYRPAGTATATPALLWIHGGGYVIGSAAQDDLLCRRFVKELGITVAAVDYRLAPEHPYPAPLEDCYTALEWLARLPGVDPARIAIGGASAGGGLCAALALLARDRDGVKPVFQVLVYPMIDDRSVGQHLYHPGHRLWNATSNKFGWQAYLGGADPEVAVPARRTDLAGLPPAWLGVGTLDLFHDEDLDYAERLKAAGVPCEVHVVPGAFHGFDGIAAKADVSQEFFRSQCESLRQNFGG; this is encoded by the coding sequence GTGGTGACTACCGACATCCATCCCGAACTGCGCAGCGCGGCGCGCTTCATCCCACGGTCGCTGATCTCCCGGCGGACGCTTCCGGTCATCCGCAGGCTGACCGGCTTGCAGCGACCCCGGACCGACGACGTCACGGCGCTGACGTTGGAGTCCGGCATCGGGGTGCGCCTGTACCGGCCCGCAGGCACCGCCACCGCGACCCCGGCGCTGCTGTGGATCCACGGCGGCGGATACGTCATCGGCTCCGCCGCCCAGGACGACCTGCTGTGCCGTCGGTTCGTCAAAGAACTGGGGATCACAGTGGCCGCGGTCGACTACCGGTTGGCACCGGAACATCCCTACCCGGCACCGCTCGAGGACTGCTACACCGCCCTGGAATGGCTGGCCCGCCTGCCCGGCGTCGACCCTGCCCGGATCGCGATCGGCGGCGCGAGCGCCGGTGGCGGGCTGTGCGCGGCGCTGGCACTGCTGGCCCGCGACCGCGACGGCGTGAAGCCGGTCTTTCAGGTTCTCGTCTATCCGATGATCGACGACCGCAGCGTGGGTCAGCATCTCTACCACCCGGGCCATCGGCTCTGGAACGCCACCAGCAACAAGTTCGGCTGGCAGGCCTACCTGGGTGGCGCCGACCCCGAGGTCGCGGTGCCCGCTCGCCGCACCGATCTCGCGGGCCTGCCGCCCGCGTGGCTGGGCGTCGGCACGCTGGACCTGTTCCACGACGAAGACCTCGACTACGCGGAGCGGCTCAAGGCTGCGGGCGTGCCGTGCGAGGTCCATGTCGTTCCGGGAGCGTTCCACGGCTTCGACGGGATCGCGGCCAAGGCCGACGTGTCGCAGGAGTTCTTCCGCAGCCAATGCGAGAGCCTGCGCCAGAATTTCGGGGGTTAG
- a CDS encoding flavin-containing monooxygenase — MTTNPYAGQPFTSSDEEIAAALEQVSIPTLLLSLVHITGDPRYIREFKQAGVFLNEVQGFMSEEDKARARAVALPVIADYRDRGCPGPVPLSPELIGEMLDWTACEHVDDEYRPMVLEEMDLEDVDPRRPAALDPAKTADFPVVVIGCGESGLLAGIRLKQANIPFTIIEKNAGPGGTWWENSYPGARVDVANHFYCYSFEPSNDWSHYFAEQPELRAYFETVLARHQLDENVRWQTEVVSATWNADDETWRVIVRDKGGTESEIRARAVITAVGQLNRTALPDIEGADTFEGPAFHSAAWDHSVDLTGKRVALIGAGASGFQIAPAIADRVAHLTVFQRTAQWMFPNPMYHDSVPDGVRWAMNHLPYYNRWYRFLILWPGADKGLEAARADPSYTHPDDPNYAVSEMNAMARLMFTDWITTQVGDDQELLSKVVPDYPATGKRTLQDNGTWLTTLRRDDVELVRTPIERITPHAVVTADGASHEVDVIVYATGFRATEVLYPMTITGRDGVDLRTSWGERPSAYLGITVPGFPNFFMLYGPGNHLAHGGSLIFNSELQMRYINTCLADMIENGWTTIEPTQAATEEWHRKHQAEINTMVWAHPSIEHSYFKNPDGEIHTVSPWRLPVYWNAVRTPDWSNFVVTQGE, encoded by the coding sequence ATGACGACCAATCCGTATGCGGGGCAACCCTTCACGTCCTCTGACGAGGAGATCGCGGCGGCGCTGGAGCAGGTCAGCATCCCCACCCTGCTGCTGTCGCTGGTGCACATCACCGGCGATCCGCGCTACATCCGCGAGTTCAAACAGGCCGGCGTCTTCCTCAACGAGGTCCAGGGTTTCATGTCCGAGGAGGACAAGGCCCGGGCACGCGCGGTGGCCCTGCCCGTCATCGCGGACTACCGCGATCGCGGCTGCCCCGGGCCGGTCCCGCTGAGCCCTGAACTGATCGGGGAGATGCTGGACTGGACGGCCTGCGAGCACGTCGACGACGAATACCGTCCGATGGTCCTCGAGGAGATGGACCTCGAAGACGTCGACCCGCGCCGCCCCGCCGCGCTGGATCCCGCCAAGACCGCGGATTTCCCCGTCGTCGTGATCGGCTGCGGCGAATCCGGCCTGCTCGCGGGGATTCGGCTCAAACAGGCCAACATTCCGTTCACAATCATCGAGAAGAACGCCGGCCCTGGCGGAACTTGGTGGGAGAACAGCTATCCCGGAGCCCGGGTGGACGTGGCCAACCACTTCTACTGCTACAGCTTCGAGCCCAGCAACGACTGGTCGCACTACTTCGCTGAACAACCCGAACTGCGCGCCTACTTCGAGACCGTGCTGGCCCGCCACCAGCTCGACGAGAACGTCCGCTGGCAGACCGAGGTGGTCTCGGCCACCTGGAACGCCGACGACGAAACCTGGCGAGTGATCGTGCGGGACAAGGGCGGAACGGAATCCGAGATCCGCGCCCGGGCCGTCATCACCGCCGTCGGCCAGCTGAACCGGACCGCCCTGCCCGACATCGAGGGCGCCGACACCTTCGAGGGGCCGGCCTTCCATTCGGCGGCCTGGGACCACTCCGTCGACCTGACCGGTAAGCGTGTCGCGTTGATCGGCGCGGGGGCCAGTGGCTTCCAGATCGCGCCGGCGATCGCCGACCGGGTCGCGCATCTGACGGTGTTCCAGCGCACCGCGCAGTGGATGTTCCCCAATCCGATGTACCACGACAGCGTCCCGGACGGGGTGCGCTGGGCGATGAATCACCTTCCGTACTACAACCGTTGGTACCGCTTCCTGATCCTGTGGCCGGGAGCGGACAAGGGTCTGGAGGCGGCTCGCGCGGATCCGAGCTACACCCATCCCGACGACCCGAACTACGCGGTCAGCGAGATGAACGCGATGGCCCGCCTGATGTTCACCGACTGGATCACCACCCAGGTCGGTGACGACCAGGAATTGCTGAGCAAGGTGGTGCCCGATTATCCCGCGACCGGCAAACGCACGTTGCAGGACAACGGAACCTGGCTGACCACGCTGCGCCGCGATGACGTCGAGCTGGTGCGCACCCCGATCGAACGCATCACGCCGCACGCTGTGGTGACCGCCGACGGCGCGAGCCATGAGGTCGACGTCATCGTCTACGCCACCGGATTTCGCGCCACCGAGGTGCTCTACCCGATGACGATCACCGGCCGCGACGGCGTCGACCTGCGCACCTCCTGGGGTGAGCGGCCGTCGGCGTACCTGGGCATCACGGTGCCCGGCTTCCCGAACTTCTTCATGCTATACGGCCCGGGTAACCATCTCGCACACGGCGGCAGCCTGATCTTCAACTCCGAGCTGCAGATGCGCTACATCAACACCTGCCTGGCCGACATGATCGAGAACGGTTGGACGACAATCGAACCGACCCAGGCGGCCACCGAGGAATGGCACCGCAAGCACCAGGCCGAGATCAACACGATGGTGTGGGCACACCCCTCCATCGAGCATTCGTACTTCAAGAACCCCGACGGTGAGATCCATACCGTGAGTCCGTGGCGGCTGCCCGTCTACTGGAATGCGGTGCGCACGCCGGACTGGTCGAACTTCGTTGTGACACAGGGAGAGTGA
- a CDS encoding alcohol dehydrogenase catalytic domain-containing protein: MRAVLIDTPGSVRVDDWPDPVLPGSTGAIVQVTAAAICGSDLHFYEGDYPLFQPVSLGHEAIGTVVEVGSDVHTVKVGDQVMVSSVAGCGHCAGCATKDPILCASGPQVFGSGVLGGAQAELMAVPAADFQLLKMPENINTEQALLLTDNLSTGWIAAKRADIPFGGTAVVIGLGAVGLCAVRSALFQGAARVFAVDPVAERRERAARLGAIAIEPAAAQTVMDATDGLGAHSVIDAVGNDTTIDDALATVRAGGTVSVVGVHNLNPYPFPALTALLRSLTFRMTTAPVQQTWPELIPLLQSGRLDVDGIFTTRLPLDQAADGYAAVAARSGDVVKVLLTP; the protein is encoded by the coding sequence ATGCGCGCGGTGCTCATCGACACGCCGGGATCGGTCCGGGTCGACGATTGGCCCGACCCGGTGCTGCCCGGTTCGACGGGCGCCATCGTTCAAGTGACGGCGGCCGCGATCTGCGGCTCGGATCTGCACTTCTACGAAGGCGATTACCCGCTCTTCCAACCGGTCTCGCTCGGCCACGAGGCCATCGGAACGGTCGTCGAGGTCGGGTCGGATGTGCACACCGTCAAGGTCGGTGACCAGGTCATGGTGTCCTCGGTGGCCGGCTGCGGTCACTGCGCGGGGTGTGCGACCAAGGACCCGATCCTGTGTGCCTCAGGCCCGCAGGTGTTCGGCTCCGGCGTACTCGGTGGTGCGCAGGCCGAGCTGATGGCCGTGCCTGCCGCCGATTTCCAGCTGCTGAAGATGCCGGAGAACATCAACACCGAGCAGGCGCTGCTACTCACCGACAACCTGTCCACCGGCTGGATCGCCGCCAAACGCGCCGACATCCCGTTCGGGGGCACGGCAGTGGTCATCGGCCTGGGTGCGGTCGGGCTGTGCGCGGTGCGCAGTGCTCTGTTCCAGGGTGCGGCACGGGTTTTCGCCGTCGACCCGGTCGCCGAGCGGCGCGAGCGGGCAGCGCGCCTCGGCGCGATCGCGATCGAACCGGCCGCGGCGCAGACGGTCATGGACGCCACCGACGGTCTCGGCGCGCACTCGGTGATCGACGCCGTCGGTAACGACACCACGATCGACGACGCCCTCGCGACCGTGCGCGCCGGCGGCACGGTGTCGGTGGTCGGGGTGCACAACCTCAATCCGTATCCGTTTCCCGCCCTCACCGCACTGCTGCGCAGCCTCACCTTCCGGATGACCACCGCGCCGGTGCAGCAGACCTGGCCGGAACTCATCCCGCTGCTCCAAAGCGGGCGGCTCGACGTCGACGGCATCTTCACCACCAGGTTGCCGCTGGACCAAGCCGCCGACGGCTACGCGGCTGTCGCGGCCCGGTCGGGGGACGTCGTCAAGGTCCTGCTCACGCCGTGA
- a CDS encoding glycoside hydrolase family 6 protein has translation MSFAAGALARWIAPFLTLAVVAGLVFSTAPVHTGPIRLADDAAPAGGSPFYVDPNSAAMRASRANPDSPELAYIANTPQAYWIDNLVPAAAVSTYLNGAWAAGATPMLAMYSLPNRDCGSFASGGFGSAEAYRGWIDRTAAQIGGGPVTIILEPDALDMADCLSGSARQERFDLIRYGVDTLTRNPAAAVYVDAGHSRWLPADEIANRLNQVGIANARGFSLNVSNFLTTDEEIGYGEAISGMTGGKPYVIDTSRNGNGPAGGELYWCNPSGRALGVQPTTATGNGHIDAFLWVKRPGDSDGSCGRGNPGPGNFVNSFAIELARNAGH, from the coding sequence ATGTCCTTCGCTGCCGGTGCCCTCGCACGGTGGATCGCCCCGTTCCTGACTCTCGCCGTCGTCGCCGGGCTGGTCTTCTCCACCGCCCCGGTTCACACCGGCCCCATCCGTCTCGCGGATGACGCCGCCCCGGCCGGGGGATCGCCGTTCTACGTCGATCCGAACTCGGCGGCCATGCGTGCCTCGCGCGCCAATCCGGACAGCCCCGAGTTGGCATACATCGCCAACACCCCCCAGGCGTACTGGATCGACAATCTCGTTCCGGCCGCCGCAGTCAGCACTTACCTCAACGGGGCCTGGGCCGCCGGCGCCACGCCGATGCTGGCCATGTACTCCCTGCCGAACCGCGACTGCGGAAGCTTCGCCTCGGGCGGCTTCGGCTCCGCCGAGGCCTATCGCGGATGGATCGATCGGACGGCGGCCCAGATCGGTGGCGGCCCGGTGACGATCATCCTCGAACCCGATGCGCTCGACATGGCCGACTGCCTGTCCGGCAGCGCCCGCCAGGAACGTTTCGACCTGATCCGCTATGGCGTGGACACGCTGACCCGCAACCCCGCCGCCGCCGTCTACGTCGACGCCGGCCACTCCCGCTGGCTGCCCGCCGACGAGATCGCCAACCGGCTCAACCAGGTCGGCATCGCCAACGCGCGCGGCTTCAGCCTCAACGTCTCGAACTTCCTCACCACCGATGAGGAAATCGGTTACGGCGAAGCGATTTCCGGCATGACGGGCGGCAAGCCGTACGTCATCGACACCTCCCGCAATGGCAACGGCCCGGCCGGCGGCGAACTGTATTGGTGCAATCCGAGCGGCCGGGCGCTCGGCGTCCAGCCCACCACCGCCACCGGAAACGGCCACATCGACGCCTTCCTGTGGGTCAAGCGTCCGGGTGACTCCGACGGGTCGTGCGGCCGGGGCAACCCCGGCCCTGGCAACTTCGTGAACTCGTTCGCGATCGAGCTGGCGCGCAACGCCGGTCACTGA
- a CDS encoding alpha/beta hydrolase yields the protein MNPWTTARWMMQAGPADYLLAMSVASAQLPVVGKHLEPLGALSAMSVWGVRQMPELLNAAAKSWLAPDAGRVRRVQRESTREVSEAGLRGVVLPEDLQIEWPAPDTKPPVARALEHRKHLYRSSVRYGDHPTQVLDVWRRKDLPAEPAPVLVFVPGGAWVHGSRILQGYALMSHLAAQGWVCLSVEYRVAPHHRWPQHIHDIKAAIAWARANVDRFGGDRNFVAVAGCSAGGHLAALAGLTIDDPEFQEHLPEGSDTAVDAVVGIYGRYDWEDRSTPERIRFVDFLERVVVNKKQSKHGDLFRKASPIARIHPKAPPFLVVHGSGDSVIPVAQAQSFVERLRGVSHAPVGYVELPGAGHGFDMTDGARTGSVATAIGLFLNRIHRDRAMMSTKEVI from the coding sequence ATGAACCCGTGGACGACGGCTCGCTGGATGATGCAGGCCGGACCGGCCGACTATCTGCTGGCGATGAGCGTGGCCTCCGCCCAGCTGCCCGTGGTCGGCAAGCACCTCGAGCCGCTGGGCGCGTTGAGCGCGATGAGTGTCTGGGGCGTCAGGCAGATGCCCGAGCTCCTCAACGCGGCCGCCAAGTCGTGGCTGGCGCCCGACGCCGGCCGAGTGCGCCGGGTCCAGCGGGAGAGCACCCGCGAGGTGTCCGAGGCCGGGCTGCGCGGTGTCGTCCTTCCCGAGGACCTGCAGATCGAGTGGCCGGCGCCCGATACCAAGCCGCCGGTGGCCCGGGCCCTGGAGCACCGTAAGCACCTCTATCGCTCGTCGGTCCGCTACGGCGATCACCCCACCCAGGTGCTCGACGTCTGGCGCCGCAAGGACCTGCCTGCCGAGCCCGCACCGGTGTTGGTCTTCGTTCCCGGCGGCGCCTGGGTGCACGGCAGCCGGATCCTGCAGGGCTACGCGCTGATGTCGCACCTGGCCGCACAGGGCTGGGTGTGTCTGTCCGTCGAGTACCGCGTGGCACCGCACCACCGGTGGCCGCAGCACATCCACGACATCAAGGCCGCGATCGCCTGGGCCCGCGCCAACGTCGACCGGTTCGGTGGAGACCGCAATTTCGTTGCGGTTGCCGGATGTTCGGCCGGTGGTCACCTCGCCGCACTGGCGGGTCTCACCATCGACGACCCCGAGTTCCAAGAACACCTGCCGGAAGGGTCGGACACCGCCGTCGACGCCGTCGTCGGCATCTACGGACGCTACGACTGGGAAGACCGCTCGACCCCGGAGCGCATCCGCTTCGTCGACTTCCTCGAGCGAGTGGTCGTCAACAAGAAGCAGAGCAAGCACGGGGACCTGTTCCGCAAGGCCTCACCGATCGCACGGATTCATCCCAAGGCGCCGCCGTTCCTGGTGGTGCACGGCTCGGGTGACAGTGTGATTCCCGTCGCGCAGGCCCAGAGCTTCGTCGAGCGGCTGCGCGGGGTGTCGCACGCCCCGGTCGGATACGTCGAATTGCCCGGTGCCGGACACGGATTCGACATGACCGACGGCGCCCGCACCGGGTCGGTGGCCACCGCGATCGGACTGTTCCTCAACCGGATCCACCGGGATCGAGCAATGATGTCCACTAAAGAGGTCATCTGA
- a CDS encoding WS/DGAT/MGAT family O-acyltransferase: protein MKRLRGWDAVLLYSEAPNVHMHTLKVAIIELQDLGGRTFGVEEFRNVIRGRLYKLDPFRYQLVTIPFKFHHPMWRENCDIDLDYHIRPWRLKEPGGRRELDEAIGEIASTPLDRDRPLWEMYFIEGLANGRIAVVGKIHHALADGVASGNLMARGMDLQSGPDPDQEFPCDPAPRRGELVRSAFADHLRQIAKLPSVIKYTADGMARVRRSNRKLSPELTMPFTPPPSFLNHMLTPERRFATATLALAEVKETSKALGVTINDLVLATAAGALRTLLLRYDGVADHPLLASVPVSFNFDPDRVSGNYFTGMMVAVPVDVADPLERVRQTHDAAVLAKESHQLVGPELVSRWSTYLPPAPAQALFKWLSTKDGQNKVLNLPISNVPGPREHGRVGGALVTEIYSVGPLTTGSGMNITVWSYVDQLNISVLTDSITVKDPHEVTEAMLAAFSEIRLAAGLSGELAVVETAMAQA, encoded by the coding sequence ATGAAGAGACTGCGTGGCTGGGATGCCGTCCTGCTGTACAGCGAGGCGCCGAACGTTCACATGCACACCCTCAAGGTGGCGATCATCGAGCTGCAGGACCTCGGTGGCCGCACCTTCGGTGTCGAGGAGTTCCGCAACGTCATTCGGGGCCGGCTCTACAAGCTTGATCCGTTCCGCTATCAACTGGTCACGATCCCGTTCAAGTTCCATCACCCGATGTGGCGGGAGAACTGCGACATCGACCTGGACTACCACATTCGCCCGTGGCGACTGAAGGAACCGGGCGGCCGCCGTGAGCTCGACGAGGCGATCGGCGAGATCGCCAGCACGCCGCTGGACCGTGACCGCCCACTGTGGGAGATGTACTTCATTGAGGGCTTGGCCAACGGCCGCATCGCCGTCGTCGGCAAAATCCATCACGCACTGGCCGACGGGGTGGCCTCCGGCAATCTGATGGCGCGGGGCATGGATCTGCAGAGCGGTCCCGACCCGGACCAGGAGTTTCCGTGCGATCCCGCGCCGCGGCGCGGCGAGCTCGTGCGCTCGGCGTTCGCCGACCACCTCCGGCAGATCGCCAAGCTGCCGAGCGTCATCAAGTACACCGCGGACGGGATGGCCAGGGTGCGGCGCAGCAACCGCAAGCTGTCACCCGAGCTGACCATGCCGTTCACCCCGCCGCCGTCGTTCCTCAACCACATGCTCACGCCCGAAAGACGGTTCGCCACAGCCACTTTGGCGCTCGCCGAGGTCAAGGAGACCAGCAAGGCCCTCGGGGTGACCATCAACGACCTCGTACTGGCAACCGCCGCCGGTGCGCTGCGCACGCTGCTGCTGCGCTACGACGGAGTCGCCGACCACCCGCTGCTGGCCTCGGTGCCGGTCAGCTTCAACTTCGATCCAGATCGCGTGTCGGGCAACTACTTCACCGGCATGATGGTCGCCGTTCCGGTGGACGTCGCCGATCCGCTGGAGCGGGTGCGACAGACTCACGACGCCGCGGTGTTGGCCAAGGAGAGCCATCAGCTCGTCGGGCCCGAACTGGTCAGCCGGTGGTCCACCTATCTGCCACCCGCGCCGGCCCAGGCGTTGTTCAAGTGGTTGTCCACCAAGGACGGCCAGAACAAGGTGCTGAACCTGCCGATCTCCAATGTGCCCGGCCCGCGCGAGCACGGCCGCGTCGGCGGCGCGCTGGTCACCGAGATCTACTCCGTCGGCCCGCTGACCACCGGCAGCGGCATGAACATCACCGTGTGGAGCTACGTCGACCAGCTCAACATCTCCGTGCTCACCGACAGCATCACGGTGAAGGACCCGCACGAGGTGACCGAGGCCATGCTGGCGGCGTTCTCCGAAATACGGTTGGCGGCAGGGCTTTCCGGTGAGCTGGCGGTCGTGGAGACCGCCATGGCGCAGGCCTAG
- a CDS encoding DUF4436 family protein yields the protein MRKHLRRVRDIGLRRLVIAVALLIAVMAASVAGYLASRNTTDQESFFGDDSNPDRVNVTVWITKVDPTTQQLSVTIVDVAPNGALADTDGNFTQDVTLTTAAIGNWKADIKAGDSAPDIEQKVSVDGAVTDYPFDRYTGRLEVHVFNAQGNNLPLALTVVNTDPFFGLTTTAATSQNGGLAVKLGLHRSAPTIVFAVFIMLLMLGLATGAVVAAFYILHWRRGLIFPGCSMMAAILFALIPLRNAVPGNPPIGSIIDFGSFFIAEAVISMSLISSIVLGFRHQRSIERAESALAEEIPSDDAATAAAERP from the coding sequence ATGCGTAAACACCTCCGGCGGGTCCGCGATATCGGGCTGCGCAGGCTGGTCATCGCTGTCGCATTGCTGATCGCGGTGATGGCGGCCAGCGTCGCGGGGTATCTCGCCAGCCGGAACACGACCGACCAGGAAAGCTTTTTCGGCGACGACTCCAATCCCGACCGGGTCAACGTCACCGTCTGGATCACCAAGGTCGACCCGACGACACAACAACTTTCGGTGACCATCGTCGATGTGGCGCCGAACGGAGCACTGGCCGACACAGATGGGAACTTCACCCAGGACGTGACGCTGACGACGGCCGCGATCGGCAATTGGAAGGCCGATATCAAGGCCGGTGACTCCGCCCCGGACATCGAGCAGAAGGTGAGCGTGGACGGCGCGGTCACCGACTACCCGTTCGACCGCTACACCGGACGGCTCGAGGTGCACGTCTTCAACGCGCAGGGGAACAACCTCCCGCTCGCCCTCACCGTAGTCAACACCGATCCGTTCTTCGGGCTCACCACCACGGCCGCGACTTCTCAAAATGGCGGCCTGGCAGTCAAGCTCGGCCTGCACCGCAGCGCACCCACCATCGTCTTCGCGGTGTTCATCATGCTGCTGATGCTGGGCCTGGCCACGGGCGCGGTGGTCGCGGCCTTCTACATCCTGCACTGGCGGCGCGGCCTGATCTTCCCGGGTTGTTCGATGATGGCGGCCATTCTGTTCGCACTGATTCCGTTGCGCAACGCGGTGCCCGGCAACCCGCCGATCGGATCGATCATCGACTTCGGGTCGTTCTTCATCGCCGAGGCGGTGATCTCGATGTCCCTGATCTCCAGCATCGTCCTGGGCTTCCGGCACCAGCGAAGCATCGAACGTGCCGAGAGCGCGCTGGCCGAGGAGATCCCGTCCGACGATGCGGCGACGGCCGCCGCGGAGCGCCCCTAG
- a CDS encoding alpha/beta hydrolase has protein sequence MNSSRARLTAEFRRPRPLVRAIVELANAANGFRPLGRQGYKTLAVFSFGWPTSELPLLYLGGSAVDAVRRGRRGDFRGRRGIAALALTAASWLFLAAIQRRNVTTPGPVLHEALVEGLGEDFTDVLQTLPSTPSPSGRPTSRFPVASLAPAWRTTWSRRRFVDKTSTISYGPHGRANLADVWRRRDLPRDGKAPVLLEVPGGAWAIGWRRPQAYPLMSHLADRGWICVAMNYRVSPAHSWPDHIVDVKRALAWIKENIADYGGDPNFVAISGGSAGGHLAALAALTPGDPEYQPGFADADTSVVAAVPVYGRYDWYTTHGNGRREFVGYLERLVVKRQFSRFREIYTAASPIRRLRADAPPFFILHGEHDSVIPVDEARDFVGEFRKVAQAPVLYAELPGAQHAFDIFSSPRAHHSAEAVGQFLSWVYARWMNKGEHA, from the coding sequence ATGAACTCATCGCGCGCACGTCTGACAGCTGAGTTTCGGCGCCCGCGCCCCCTGGTGCGCGCGATCGTCGAATTGGCCAATGCCGCCAACGGGTTTCGGCCCCTGGGCCGACAGGGCTACAAGACGCTGGCGGTTTTCTCGTTCGGTTGGCCCACCTCGGAGCTCCCGCTGCTGTACCTGGGCGGCTCCGCTGTCGACGCGGTCCGGCGCGGGCGGCGCGGTGACTTCCGCGGCCGGCGCGGCATCGCGGCCCTGGCGCTGACCGCGGCGTCGTGGCTGTTCCTGGCCGCAATCCAGCGCCGCAATGTGACGACGCCCGGGCCGGTGCTGCACGAAGCGCTGGTCGAGGGTCTCGGCGAGGATTTCACCGACGTGCTGCAGACGCTGCCGAGCACACCGTCGCCGTCTGGCCGTCCCACTTCCCGTTTTCCCGTCGCTTCGCTCGCCCCGGCATGGCGGACCACGTGGTCGCGGCGCCGCTTCGTCGACAAGACGAGCACGATCAGTTACGGCCCGCACGGCCGCGCGAATCTGGCCGACGTGTGGCGCCGCCGCGACCTGCCCCGCGACGGCAAGGCCCCGGTGCTGCTCGAGGTGCCCGGCGGGGCCTGGGCGATCGGCTGGCGCCGGCCACAGGCCTACCCGTTGATGAGCCACCTCGCCGACCGCGGCTGGATCTGTGTGGCGATGAATTACCGGGTCAGCCCCGCACACAGCTGGCCCGATCACATCGTCGACGTCAAGCGCGCGCTGGCGTGGATCAAAGAGAACATCGCCGACTACGGTGGCGACCCGAATTTCGTTGCTATCAGCGGCGGTTCGGCCGGCGGACACCTGGCGGCGCTGGCCGCACTCACCCCGGGTGACCCGGAGTATCAGCCCGGTTTCGCGGACGCTGACACCTCGGTGGTGGCGGCGGTCCCGGTGTACGGCCGCTACGACTGGTACACCACGCACGGCAACGGCCGGCGCGAGTTCGTCGGCTACCTCGAACGCCTGGTGGTCAAGCGCCAGTTCAGCCGGTTTCGCGAGATCTATACCGCCGCATCGCCGATCCGCCGGTTACGCGCCGACGCCCCGCCGTTCTTCATCCTGCACGGCGAACACGACTCGGTGATTCCGGTCGACGAGGCGCGCGACTTCGTCGGGGAGTTCCGCAAGGTGGCGCAGGCCCCGGTGTTGTACGCCGAATTGCCTGGCGCACAGCATGCTTTCGATATCTTTTCCTCACCGCGGGCGCACCATTCGGCCGAGGCGGTCGGGCAGTTCCTGTCCTGGGTATACGCACGCTGGATGAACAAGGGGGAGCATGCGTAA